DNA sequence from the Sinorhizobium alkalisoli genome:
GATTGGCGATCCCGAGATATCGCGTACCATCGGCGTGGTTCGCCGTCGCGGCGGCACCTTGTCGCCGGCGGCAGAGCGATTTCTCAAGATGCTGATAGGTGTATGGGGAGGTGATTGAGAGGCGCTAAGAAATCAACAGCCGCAAAGCCAGAAAGCCTCACGACCATAGCCGCCGCCACCCATCCGCGTGCCAGGGATTGCGGGAAAGCCGAGCCCGAGGGGGCTCTCGCCGGCACTTGGGAACTGGCTCAAATTAAGGTTCCTTTCCCGTTCAGCGGCGTCGTCTGGAACAGGGCCAAGACGTCTGTCTTGGATATGCAACCAAACTTGCCCCGGCGGGAGAGCTTCGTCTCTTTGGGGTCGTTTGTGGGAGGGGGCGAAATACTACCTTAAGGGCGGCCATCGATATTCTCCAGTGAGCGTTATATGCTCCCATCCGAGCGGTGAGACGTGAGGCAGGAGCCCGAGGTCGATTTGTTGGCCGCTGGCGATTTGCTCGGCGACGATTTCGCCGAGCGTCCATGTGTTCCAATAAATGATGATTGCGGTGAGGAGGTTGAGACCGGCAATTCGATGTTGCTGTCCCTCGGACGACCGGTCGCGGATTTCGCCACGCCTGTTGAAGTTGACCGCGCGCTTGAGGGCATGATGGGCCTCGCCCTTGTTCAATCCGATCTGTGCTCGACGCTGCAAATCAATGTCGCTCAACCAGTCGAGCATGAAGATCGAACGCTCCAGACGCCCGACCTCTCTAAGTGCCAGTGCCAGGCTGTTCTTACGTGGATAGGCGGCGAGTTTTCGAAGTATCTGACTTGGCACGACGGTCCCGGCGGCCATGCTGGCAGCGAGCCGCAGAATATCAGGCCAATTTTCACGGATCAGCCGAATGTTGATGCGGCCGCCGATCAGCGGCTGGAGCGCAGGAGGCACCTGGTCAAGAGCGGGAACGTAAAGCCGCTTGTCCGGCAGATCGCGGATTCTCG
Encoded proteins:
- a CDS encoding Tn3 family transposase: MTVLLADGVNLGLRKMADACDTHTFWELLRIGKWHVREETTARALAMIVEAQSKLPMARFWGDGKTSSSDGQHFPAGSTGEALNIVNARYGNEPGLSAYSHVSDRYAPYSTQIIPATAHEAPYILDGLLQNDTGRQIREHYADTGGFTDHVFAICSVLGFRFAPRIRDLPDKRLYVPALDQVPPALQPLIGGRINIRLIRENWPDILRLAASMAAGTVVPSQILRKLAAYPRKNSLALALREVGRLERSIFMLDWLSDIDLQRRAQIGLNKGEAHHALKRAVNFNRRGEIRDRSSEGQQHRIAGLNLLTAIIIYWNTWTLGEIVAEQIASGQQIDLGLLPHVSPLGWEHITLTGEYRWPPLR